In the genome of Rhodamnia argentea isolate NSW1041297 chromosome 3, ASM2092103v1, whole genome shotgun sequence, one region contains:
- the LOC115743046 gene encoding uncharacterized protein LOC115743046 isoform X2 has protein sequence MSVGLDRGPEKASRGAGLSISDEESRIRGELELDVERDLEEEIKDGMYRLALQLHRLYQHQKERISRARQSAQSAAKNRRGIEEKSVSEVNISIKMEGGTKVVIRETKREATRDKTGPLRASGTPNSNRHSNNEKHGTIVRRVKKFDWANSLRSGGGASIIDEKGSGNALGKSRMHPRGRRVSRSNLRSEGCGNSVGGDSARHKVNRLVDHKLLDMEMGWKG, from the exons ATGTCC GTTGGTCTCGATCGAGGCCCAGAGAAAGCATCTCGAGGAGCAGGATTATCGATATCAGACGAGGAATCCAGGATTCGCGGCGAACTTGAGCTCGACGTGGAGCGAGATttggaggaggagatcaaggATGGAATGTATCGCCTGGCTCTGCAACTCCACCGGCTTTACCAACACCAGAAGGAGAGAATTTCAAGAGCGCGGCAATCCGCCCAAAGCGCGGCGAAAAACCGACGGGGAATCGAGGAGAAATCGGTCTCGGAGGTGAATATAAGCATCAAAATGGAAGGAGGGACCAAAGTCGTGATTAGAGAAACGAAGAGAGAGGCCACGAGAGACAAAACCGGGCCTCTCAGAGCCTCGGGAACGCCAAATTCGAACCGTCATAGTAATAACGAGAAGCACGGAACGATTGTTCGAAGAGTGAAGAAGTTCGACTGGGCAAACTCCCTTCGATCGGGAGGAGGCGCGAGCATCATCGACGAGAAAGGAAGCGGTAATGCACTCGGGAAATCGAGGATGCATCCTCGCGGCCGCCGCGTTTCCCGTTCAAACCTTCGAAGCGAGGGTTGCGGAAACAGCGTCGGCGGCGACTCGGCGAGGCACAAAGTGAACCGGCTCGTTGATCATAAGTTGCTCGACATGGAAATGGGTTGGAAAGGCTGA
- the LOC115743046 gene encoding uncharacterized protein LOC115743046 isoform X1: MGLVNRPLRFDGSLGSTVGLDRGPEKASRGAGLSISDEESRIRGELELDVERDLEEEIKDGMYRLALQLHRLYQHQKERISRARQSAQSAAKNRRGIEEKSVSEVNISIKMEGGTKVVIRETKREATRDKTGPLRASGTPNSNRHSNNEKHGTIVRRVKKFDWANSLRSGGGASIIDEKGSGNALGKSRMHPRGRRVSRSNLRSEGCGNSVGGDSARHKVNRLVDHKLLDMEMGWKG; the protein is encoded by the coding sequence GTTGGTCTCGATCGAGGCCCAGAGAAAGCATCTCGAGGAGCAGGATTATCGATATCAGACGAGGAATCCAGGATTCGCGGCGAACTTGAGCTCGACGTGGAGCGAGATttggaggaggagatcaaggATGGAATGTATCGCCTGGCTCTGCAACTCCACCGGCTTTACCAACACCAGAAGGAGAGAATTTCAAGAGCGCGGCAATCCGCCCAAAGCGCGGCGAAAAACCGACGGGGAATCGAGGAGAAATCGGTCTCGGAGGTGAATATAAGCATCAAAATGGAAGGAGGGACCAAAGTCGTGATTAGAGAAACGAAGAGAGAGGCCACGAGAGACAAAACCGGGCCTCTCAGAGCCTCGGGAACGCCAAATTCGAACCGTCATAGTAATAACGAGAAGCACGGAACGATTGTTCGAAGAGTGAAGAAGTTCGACTGGGCAAACTCCCTTCGATCGGGAGGAGGCGCGAGCATCATCGACGAGAAAGGAAGCGGTAATGCACTCGGGAAATCGAGGATGCATCCTCGCGGCCGCCGCGTTTCCCGTTCAAACCTTCGAAGCGAGGGTTGCGGAAACAGCGTCGGCGGCGACTCGGCGAGGCACAAAGTGAACCGGCTCGTTGATCATAAGTTGCTCGACATGGAAATGGGTTGGAAAGGCTGA